A single window of Gossypium hirsutum isolate 1008001.06 chromosome A10, Gossypium_hirsutum_v2.1, whole genome shotgun sequence DNA harbors:
- the LOC107896853 gene encoding uncharacterized protein isoform X3, which translates to MASPSDCPDQSQPDPIENPNPPQESLPETLPSQDKLDDQEDLLEDEPNADYPDLSVPSSPPNTDLHVTTPTGSRRGGGPKRKKAATKRRAQEKKAQKKLEMLTEVFNPIPFLPNKTLDFSSHENLLKRLGLWDFVHLDFDGNLRADLIAQLIATYNPQSRGSYVNGYRIGVNRADLARALNLSVKKDKDKDSILDIEESKESVGFLEEFVSNWVLLHEDTWMMPAEVLNWTKMIKEGHFEKIDWAGLIWFMVEKELTSAPKLGNCYYASHMQCLIKYQKEELLLEKPEKDAYEAKEEEEEHNVPEDFKTSVDLADESHGGSQLEEHNIELSLGGQDNLMNKDDAEKEAAVGDEDAMDCEESKGDGPQDVQWNLDGDNYMDVGGENFLRPCNLGDVDMVEERKQEKGEEGEMEEGEGGNVEEQEDHEEQEVQDEQEEQHEEGFTTSPKGDNLEAVHSANLLEGMETADVPFTTGLHIRDNSSGEFLVSRVDARTVPAVSSFLSNGNKREIGHENDISHNSLNLSNKRLRTDEQWDKSSDFDTCMEQMQHWMDKARMLYAAKDQACGDSSMHQQVLLHELQRRDTLIEHLQKAKFEEQQKRQMEVYRLERELYLMENLLDGYRKALKETNRTFAEYRARCPLPDEPLYKDVTGSGGLVLSTREIEKLRLKQEEEDRLNRLLIENKIKDFEAGWIRKFDAHKDAVSLLSDKLTNAENEVKLLKELCNLKVSAGSAC; encoded by the exons ATGGCCTCCCCCAGTGACTGTCCAGATCAATCCCAACCAGACCCCATCGAAAACCCTAACCCTCCCCAGGAATCGCTCCCTGAAACCCTTCCATCCCAAGACAAGCTCGATGATCAAGAAGATCTACTCGAAGATGAACCCAACGCTGACTACCCTGATCTGTCTGTTCCTTCTTCTCCACCCAATACCGACCTCCATGTCACCACCCCCACTGGCTCTCGCCGTGGCGGGGGTCCTAAACGGAAGAAGGCCGCAACCAAGAGACGCGCTCAAGAGAAGAAGGCCCAGAAGAAGCTCGAGATGCTGACTGAAGTCTTCAACCCCATTCCCTTTCTCCCCAACAAAACCCTAGATTTTTCTTCGCACGAAAACCTCCTCAAGCGACTTGGTTTGTGGGATTTTGTTCATTTGGATTTCGATGGAAACCTTCGAGCCGATCTGATCGCGCAGTTAATCGCTACGTACAACCCGCAATCGCGCGGTAGCTACGTTAATGGCTATCGCATTGGGGTCAACCGGGCCGACTTAGCCCGTGCTTTGAATTTATCTGTGAAGAAGGATAAGGATAAGGATAGCATCCTTGATATTGAAGAGTCAAAGGAATCGGTAGGCTTTCTTGAGGAATTTGTGTCAAATTGGGTGCTTTTGCACGAGGATACGTGGATGATGCCAGCGGAGGTGTTGAACTGGACTAAAATGATTAAAGAAGGCCATTTCGAGAAGATAGATTGGGCTGGTTTGATTTGGTTTATGGTGGAGAAAGAGCTCACGTCTGCCCCTAAATTAGGGAATTGTTACTATGCCTCGCACATGCAGTGTTTGATAAAATACCAGAAAGAAGAGCTGCTGCTGGAGAAACCAGAAAAGGATGCTTATGAGGCCAAGGAGGAAGAGGAAGAGCATAACGTTCCTGAGGATTTCAAGACGTCTGTTGATTTGGCTGATGAATCTCACGGGGGATCACAGTTGGAGGAGCATAATATTGAGTTGAGTCTTGGTGGGCAGGATAATTTGATGAATAAAGATGATGCTGAAAAGGAGGCTGCTGTAGGGGATGAGGATGCTATGGATTGTGAGGAAAGTAAGGGGGATGGGCCTCAAGACGTACAGTGGAATTTGGATGGAGACAACTATATGGATGTGGGTGGGGAGAATTTCTTAAGACCGTGTAATCTTGGTGATGTTGATATggtggaagaaaggaaacaagagaaaggagaggaaggAGAGATGGAAGAGGGAGAAGGAGGAAATGTAGAGGAACAAGAGGATCACGAGGAACAGGAGGTACAAGATGAACAAGAGGAGCAGCATGAAGAAGGCTTTACTACTTCCCCAAAAGGTGACAATTTGGAGGCTGTGCACTCGGCAAATCTTCTTGAAGGAATGGAAACTGCCGATGTCCCTTTTACAACTGGCTTGCACATTCGCGATAACTCATCAGGGGAATTCCTTGTCTCCAGGGTTGATGCTCGGACAGTTCCTGCTGTCTCATCATTTCTGAGTAATGGTAACAAGAGAGAGATTGGTCATGAGAATGATATATCTCATAATTCCTTGAATCTTAGCAATAAGAGGTTGAGAACTGATGAGCAATGGGATAAGTCATCTGATTTTGATACGTGCATGGAACAAATGCAGCATTGGATGGACAAAGCAAGAATGTTGTACGCTGCGAAAGACCAGGCTTGTGGAGATTCGAGTATGCACCAACAAGTGTTGCTCCATGAGTTGCAACGGAGGGATACCCTTATCGAGCATTTGCAGAAGGCCAAGTTTGAAGAGCAGCAGAAGAGACAGATGGAGGTTTATAGGCTTGAGCGTGAGCTCTATTTGATGGAAAACCTTTTAGATGGATACAGAAAGGCTTTGAAGGAAACAAACAGAACTTTTGCTGAGTATAGAGCACGTTGTCCCCTGCCGGATGAACCACTTTACAAAGATGTCACTGGGTCTGGGGGCTTAGTACTGAGCACCAGGGAAATAGAAAAGCTGCGTCTGAAACAAGAAGAAGAGGACAGGCTTAATAGACTGTTAATTGAGAATAAGATAAAGGATTTTGAAGCTGGGTGGATAAGGAAATTCGATGCACACAAGGATGCAGTTTCTCTTCTGAGTGACAAATTGACTAACGCAGAGAATGAAGTTAAACTTCTCAAAGAGCTTTGCAACCTAAAGGTTTCAGCAG GATCTGCCTGCTGA
- the LOC107896853 gene encoding uncharacterized protein isoform X2, whose translation MASPSDCPDQSQPDPIENPNPPQESLPETLPSQDKLDDQEDLLEDEPNADYPDLSVPSSPPNTDLHVTTPTGSRRGGGPKRKKAATKRRAQEKKAQKKLEMLTEVFNPIPFLPNKTLDFSSHENLLKRLGLWDFVHLDFDGNLRADLIAQLIATYNPQSRGSYVNGYRIGVNRADLARALNLSVKKDKDKDSILDIEESKESVGFLEEFVSNWVLLHEDTWMMPAEVLNWTKMIKEGHFEKIDWAGLIWFMVEKELTSAPKLGNCYYASHMQCLIKYQKEELLLEKPEKDAYEAKEEEEEHNVPEDFKTSVDLADESHGGSQLEEHNIELSLGGQDNLMNKDDAEKEAAVGDEDAMDCEESKGDGPQDVQWNLDGDNYMDVGGENFLRPCNLGDVDMVEERKQEKGEEGEMEEGEGGNVEEQEDHEEQEVQDEQEEQHEEGFTTSPKGDNLEAVHSANLLEGMETADVPFTTGLHIRDNSSGEFLVSRVDARTVPAVSSFLSNGNKREIGHENDISHNSLNLSNKRLRTDEQWDKSSDFDTCMEQMQHWMDKARMLYAAKDQACGDSSMHQQVLLHELQRRDTLIEHLQKAKFEEQQKRQMEVYRLERELYLMENLLDGYRKALKETNRTFAEYRARCPLPDEPLYKDVTGSGGLVLSTREIEKLRLKQEEEDRLNRLLIENKIKDFEAGWIRKFDAHKDAVSLLSDKLTNAENEVKLLKELCNLKVSAGTPECVPNESGMSS comes from the coding sequence ATGGCCTCCCCCAGTGACTGTCCAGATCAATCCCAACCAGACCCCATCGAAAACCCTAACCCTCCCCAGGAATCGCTCCCTGAAACCCTTCCATCCCAAGACAAGCTCGATGATCAAGAAGATCTACTCGAAGATGAACCCAACGCTGACTACCCTGATCTGTCTGTTCCTTCTTCTCCACCCAATACCGACCTCCATGTCACCACCCCCACTGGCTCTCGCCGTGGCGGGGGTCCTAAACGGAAGAAGGCCGCAACCAAGAGACGCGCTCAAGAGAAGAAGGCCCAGAAGAAGCTCGAGATGCTGACTGAAGTCTTCAACCCCATTCCCTTTCTCCCCAACAAAACCCTAGATTTTTCTTCGCACGAAAACCTCCTCAAGCGACTTGGTTTGTGGGATTTTGTTCATTTGGATTTCGATGGAAACCTTCGAGCCGATCTGATCGCGCAGTTAATCGCTACGTACAACCCGCAATCGCGCGGTAGCTACGTTAATGGCTATCGCATTGGGGTCAACCGGGCCGACTTAGCCCGTGCTTTGAATTTATCTGTGAAGAAGGATAAGGATAAGGATAGCATCCTTGATATTGAAGAGTCAAAGGAATCGGTAGGCTTTCTTGAGGAATTTGTGTCAAATTGGGTGCTTTTGCACGAGGATACGTGGATGATGCCAGCGGAGGTGTTGAACTGGACTAAAATGATTAAAGAAGGCCATTTCGAGAAGATAGATTGGGCTGGTTTGATTTGGTTTATGGTGGAGAAAGAGCTCACGTCTGCCCCTAAATTAGGGAATTGTTACTATGCCTCGCACATGCAGTGTTTGATAAAATACCAGAAAGAAGAGCTGCTGCTGGAGAAACCAGAAAAGGATGCTTATGAGGCCAAGGAGGAAGAGGAAGAGCATAACGTTCCTGAGGATTTCAAGACGTCTGTTGATTTGGCTGATGAATCTCACGGGGGATCACAGTTGGAGGAGCATAATATTGAGTTGAGTCTTGGTGGGCAGGATAATTTGATGAATAAAGATGATGCTGAAAAGGAGGCTGCTGTAGGGGATGAGGATGCTATGGATTGTGAGGAAAGTAAGGGGGATGGGCCTCAAGACGTACAGTGGAATTTGGATGGAGACAACTATATGGATGTGGGTGGGGAGAATTTCTTAAGACCGTGTAATCTTGGTGATGTTGATATggtggaagaaaggaaacaagagaaaggagaggaaggAGAGATGGAAGAGGGAGAAGGAGGAAATGTAGAGGAACAAGAGGATCACGAGGAACAGGAGGTACAAGATGAACAAGAGGAGCAGCATGAAGAAGGCTTTACTACTTCCCCAAAAGGTGACAATTTGGAGGCTGTGCACTCGGCAAATCTTCTTGAAGGAATGGAAACTGCCGATGTCCCTTTTACAACTGGCTTGCACATTCGCGATAACTCATCAGGGGAATTCCTTGTCTCCAGGGTTGATGCTCGGACAGTTCCTGCTGTCTCATCATTTCTGAGTAATGGTAACAAGAGAGAGATTGGTCATGAGAATGATATATCTCATAATTCCTTGAATCTTAGCAATAAGAGGTTGAGAACTGATGAGCAATGGGATAAGTCATCTGATTTTGATACGTGCATGGAACAAATGCAGCATTGGATGGACAAAGCAAGAATGTTGTACGCTGCGAAAGACCAGGCTTGTGGAGATTCGAGTATGCACCAACAAGTGTTGCTCCATGAGTTGCAACGGAGGGATACCCTTATCGAGCATTTGCAGAAGGCCAAGTTTGAAGAGCAGCAGAAGAGACAGATGGAGGTTTATAGGCTTGAGCGTGAGCTCTATTTGATGGAAAACCTTTTAGATGGATACAGAAAGGCTTTGAAGGAAACAAACAGAACTTTTGCTGAGTATAGAGCACGTTGTCCCCTGCCGGATGAACCACTTTACAAAGATGTCACTGGGTCTGGGGGCTTAGTACTGAGCACCAGGGAAATAGAAAAGCTGCGTCTGAAACAAGAAGAAGAGGACAGGCTTAATAGACTGTTAATTGAGAATAAGATAAAGGATTTTGAAGCTGGGTGGATAAGGAAATTCGATGCACACAAGGATGCAGTTTCTCTTCTGAGTGACAAATTGACTAACGCAGAGAATGAAGTTAAACTTCTCAAAGAGCTTTGCAACCTAAAGGTTTCAGCAGGTACTCCAGAATGTGTTCCAAATGAATCTGGAATGTCTAGTTAG
- the LOC107896853 gene encoding uncharacterized protein isoform X1: protein MASPSDCPDQSQPDPIENPNPPQESLPETLPSQDKLDDQEDLLEDEPNADYPDLSVPSSPPNTDLHVTTPTGSRRGGGPKRKKAATKRRAQEKKAQKKLEMLTEVFNPIPFLPNKTLDFSSHENLLKRLGLWDFVHLDFDGNLRADLIAQLIATYNPQSRGSYVNGYRIGVNRADLARALNLSVKKDKDKDSILDIEESKESVGFLEEFVSNWVLLHEDTWMMPAEVLNWTKMIKEGHFEKIDWAGLIWFMVEKELTSAPKLGNCYYASHMQCLIKYQKEELLLEKPEKDAYEAKEEEEEHNVPEDFKTSVDLADESHGGSQLEEHNIELSLGGQDNLMNKDDAEKEAAVGDEDAMDCEESKGDGPQDVQWNLDGDNYMDVGGENFLRPCNLGDVDMVEERKQEKGEEGEMEEGEGGNVEEQEDHEEQEVQDEQEEQHEEGFTTSPKGDNLEAVHSANLLEGMETADVPFTTGLHIRDNSSGEFLVSRVDARTVPAVSSFLSNGNKREIGHENDISHNSLNLSNKRLRTDEQWDKSSDFDTCMEQMQHWMDKARMLYAAKDQACGDSSMHQQVLLHELQRRDTLIEHLQKAKFEEQQKRQMEVYRLERELYLMENLLDGYRKALKETNRTFAEYRARCPLPDEPLYKDVTGSGGLVLSTREIEKLRLKQEEEDRLNRLLIENKIKDFEAGWIRKFDAHKDAVSLLSDKLTNAENEVKLLKELCNLKVSAGLHWKMLRTEMDASICLFSG, encoded by the exons ATGGCCTCCCCCAGTGACTGTCCAGATCAATCCCAACCAGACCCCATCGAAAACCCTAACCCTCCCCAGGAATCGCTCCCTGAAACCCTTCCATCCCAAGACAAGCTCGATGATCAAGAAGATCTACTCGAAGATGAACCCAACGCTGACTACCCTGATCTGTCTGTTCCTTCTTCTCCACCCAATACCGACCTCCATGTCACCACCCCCACTGGCTCTCGCCGTGGCGGGGGTCCTAAACGGAAGAAGGCCGCAACCAAGAGACGCGCTCAAGAGAAGAAGGCCCAGAAGAAGCTCGAGATGCTGACTGAAGTCTTCAACCCCATTCCCTTTCTCCCCAACAAAACCCTAGATTTTTCTTCGCACGAAAACCTCCTCAAGCGACTTGGTTTGTGGGATTTTGTTCATTTGGATTTCGATGGAAACCTTCGAGCCGATCTGATCGCGCAGTTAATCGCTACGTACAACCCGCAATCGCGCGGTAGCTACGTTAATGGCTATCGCATTGGGGTCAACCGGGCCGACTTAGCCCGTGCTTTGAATTTATCTGTGAAGAAGGATAAGGATAAGGATAGCATCCTTGATATTGAAGAGTCAAAGGAATCGGTAGGCTTTCTTGAGGAATTTGTGTCAAATTGGGTGCTTTTGCACGAGGATACGTGGATGATGCCAGCGGAGGTGTTGAACTGGACTAAAATGATTAAAGAAGGCCATTTCGAGAAGATAGATTGGGCTGGTTTGATTTGGTTTATGGTGGAGAAAGAGCTCACGTCTGCCCCTAAATTAGGGAATTGTTACTATGCCTCGCACATGCAGTGTTTGATAAAATACCAGAAAGAAGAGCTGCTGCTGGAGAAACCAGAAAAGGATGCTTATGAGGCCAAGGAGGAAGAGGAAGAGCATAACGTTCCTGAGGATTTCAAGACGTCTGTTGATTTGGCTGATGAATCTCACGGGGGATCACAGTTGGAGGAGCATAATATTGAGTTGAGTCTTGGTGGGCAGGATAATTTGATGAATAAAGATGATGCTGAAAAGGAGGCTGCTGTAGGGGATGAGGATGCTATGGATTGTGAGGAAAGTAAGGGGGATGGGCCTCAAGACGTACAGTGGAATTTGGATGGAGACAACTATATGGATGTGGGTGGGGAGAATTTCTTAAGACCGTGTAATCTTGGTGATGTTGATATggtggaagaaaggaaacaagagaaaggagaggaaggAGAGATGGAAGAGGGAGAAGGAGGAAATGTAGAGGAACAAGAGGATCACGAGGAACAGGAGGTACAAGATGAACAAGAGGAGCAGCATGAAGAAGGCTTTACTACTTCCCCAAAAGGTGACAATTTGGAGGCTGTGCACTCGGCAAATCTTCTTGAAGGAATGGAAACTGCCGATGTCCCTTTTACAACTGGCTTGCACATTCGCGATAACTCATCAGGGGAATTCCTTGTCTCCAGGGTTGATGCTCGGACAGTTCCTGCTGTCTCATCATTTCTGAGTAATGGTAACAAGAGAGAGATTGGTCATGAGAATGATATATCTCATAATTCCTTGAATCTTAGCAATAAGAGGTTGAGAACTGATGAGCAATGGGATAAGTCATCTGATTTTGATACGTGCATGGAACAAATGCAGCATTGGATGGACAAAGCAAGAATGTTGTACGCTGCGAAAGACCAGGCTTGTGGAGATTCGAGTATGCACCAACAAGTGTTGCTCCATGAGTTGCAACGGAGGGATACCCTTATCGAGCATTTGCAGAAGGCCAAGTTTGAAGAGCAGCAGAAGAGACAGATGGAGGTTTATAGGCTTGAGCGTGAGCTCTATTTGATGGAAAACCTTTTAGATGGATACAGAAAGGCTTTGAAGGAAACAAACAGAACTTTTGCTGAGTATAGAGCACGTTGTCCCCTGCCGGATGAACCACTTTACAAAGATGTCACTGGGTCTGGGGGCTTAGTACTGAGCACCAGGGAAATAGAAAAGCTGCGTCTGAAACAAGAAGAAGAGGACAGGCTTAATAGACTGTTAATTGAGAATAAGATAAAGGATTTTGAAGCTGGGTGGATAAGGAAATTCGATGCACACAAGGATGCAGTTTCTCTTCTGAGTGACAAATTGACTAACGCAGAGAATGAAGTTAAACTTCTCAAAGAGCTTTGCAACCTAAAGGTTTCAGCAG GACTTCACTGGAAAATGCTGAGAACCGAAATGGATGCTTCAATCTGTCTCTTCAGTGGATAA
- the LOC107896854 gene encoding uncharacterized protein isoform X2, whose product MVHYRSALEPRCRFQVLTETDHCYCVLVNALDGEAFPSEKDTNDSSSSNKVPLRVDTNSMKTKNTHTFFLDLSAIKWSGMHMMLGVLDLEVFYQWVIPLAKKTDFA is encoded by the exons ATGGTTCATTACCGTTCTGCACTTGAGCCTCGTTGTCGCTTTCAG GTCTTGACAGAAACAGATCATTGCTATTGTGTTCTTGTTAATGCGCTTGATGGGGAAGCTTTTCCTAGTGAAAAGGATACAAATGATAGCAGTTCCAGTAACAAAGTACCATTGAGAGTAGATACTAATTCCATGAAGACGAAAAATA CTCACACTTTTTTTCTGGATTTGTCAGCTATCAAATGGTCCGGGATGCATATGATG TTGGGAGTTCTGGATTTGGAAGTCTTCTATCAATGGGTCATTCCTCTGGCAAAAAAGACAGACTTTGCATGA
- the LOC107896854 gene encoding uncharacterized protein isoform X1, with protein MEKALSLKLCLDSVSMCVKLKWVLTETDHCYCVLVNALDGEAFPSEKDTNDSSSSNKVPLRVDTNSMKTKNTHTFFLDLSAIKWSGMHMMLGVLDLEVFYQWVIPLAKKTDFA; from the exons ATGGAAAAAGCTCTCTCCTTGAAGCTTTGCTTGGATTCTGTTTCAATGTGCGTGAAATTGAAATGG GTCTTGACAGAAACAGATCATTGCTATTGTGTTCTTGTTAATGCGCTTGATGGGGAAGCTTTTCCTAGTGAAAAGGATACAAATGATAGCAGTTCCAGTAACAAAGTACCATTGAGAGTAGATACTAATTCCATGAAGACGAAAAATA CTCACACTTTTTTTCTGGATTTGTCAGCTATCAAATGGTCCGGGATGCATATGATG TTGGGAGTTCTGGATTTGGAAGTCTTCTATCAATGGGTCATTCCTCTGGCAAAAAAGACAGACTTTGCATGA